In a genomic window of Salvelinus fontinalis isolate EN_2023a chromosome 7, ASM2944872v1, whole genome shotgun sequence:
- the LOC129860205 gene encoding zinc finger protein 239-like, with amino-acid sequence MASAKLGDCSQTLELNVNIKDEEEEEKIGTTVSHGDHFETCSTSREQQQEDHRAKRSHHCPHCEETFPFLSKLKIHLKIHTGEKPYSCSDCGKSFSQKASLKTHQRIHTGEKPYSCPDCGDSFSQKTNLKTHQRIHTGEKPYYCPDCGERFSQKASLKTHQQIHTGEKPYSCFDCGKSFSKKTNLKTHQRIHTGEKPYVCFDCGKCFTTSTHLKVHQRTHTGEKPFFCPDCGTSFSLLSNLKRHERIHTGEKPYSCSDCVKYFSRLGTLKSHERIHTGEKPFSCSDCVKYFSRLGTLKSHERIHTREMPYSCSYCGKCLKTLNELKVHQRTHAGEKPYSCSVEGWACKSNV; translated from the coding sequence gagaccatTTTGAGACATGctctacatccagagagcaacagcaggaagatcacagagctaagaggtctcatcactgcccacattgtgaggagactttcccatttctatcaaagctaaaaatacacctaaagatacacacaggagagaagccttactcctgctctgattgtgggaagagtttctctcAAAAGGCCAGcttaaaaacacaccaacgtatacatacgggagagaagccttactcctgccctGACTGTGGGGATAGTTTCTCTCAAAAGACCAActtaaaaacacaccaacgtatacatacaggagagaagccttactactGCCCTGACTGTGGGGAGAGATTCTCTCAAAAGGCCAGCttaaaaacacaccaacaaatacatacaggagagaagccttactcctgctttgattgtgggaagagtttctctaAAAAGACCAActtaaaaacacaccaacgtatacatacaggagagaagccttacgtctgctttgactgtggaaaatgcttcacaacGTCAACTcatctaaaagttcatcagagaacacacacaggagagaagcctttcttctgccctgactgtggaactagtttctctcTGCTTTCCAACTTAAAaagacatgaacgtatacatacaggagagaagccttactcctgctctgactgtgtaaaatattTCTCCCGATTGGGTACCTTGaaatcacatgaacgtatacatacaggagagaagcctttctcctgctctgactgtgtaaaatattTCTCCCGATTGGGTACCTTGaaatcacatgaacgtatacatacaagAGAGATGCCATACTCCTGCTCatactgtggaaaatgtttaaaaacattAAATGAGCTAaaggttcatcagagaacacacgcaggagagaagccttattccTGCTCTGTGGAGGGGTGGGCGTGTAAGTCAAACGTCTAG